In the Haloarcula salinisoli genome, CGCGCGGTCGAACTCGACCGTCTCCTCGTCGGCGGTCAGGTCCACGTCCTCGGTCGGCGTCAGCAGTTCCAGACTGACCGCCGACTCGGGGACCTCGTCGACGAGCTGCGGGGTCCAGAAGCCGAATTCGGCGTGGCCGTCGCGCCAGTGGGCACCGAGGCGTGTGGTCACCACCTTCGCCGCCTCGAAGCGGTCGGCGTGTGCGTCGAACACCTCCCGCTGGCGGTCGACGAGCGCCGCCGTCGCGTCTGACAACGTCCTGTAGCTGGGCATACCCTCTGTTGTGGTAGCCCGACAAAGAGGTTTTCCAATAAGATACAACAGCTGTTGCAAACAAAACTCTCCCCTCCCAGGGACCCCACAATACGACCGAGTGATTTAGCGGTCGCTCGTGGCGCCGGCGGCATCGAAAGAATCCGCAGAAACTCCTGCTCTCGGACGTTATCCTTCGTCGAATGCCGTGGAGCGAAGATTTTCGAGCCCGACGAAGCTACGCTTCGTCGAAGAGGGTGTCGCCGTCGACCATGTGTTCCTCGACGGCGTCCATGTCGAGGGTCACGCCCAGTCCCGGCTCCTCGGGAATCTCGATGTAGCCGTCCTCGATGACAGTCTCCTCGACCAGGTCGTCCCACCAGCCCAGCTCGTAGGAGTGGTACTCGACGGCCAGGGAGTTCGGCACGGCGGCGCCGACCTGTGCGCTGGCCATCGTCGCGACCGGCGAGGCGACGTTGTGCATCGCGACCGGGATGTAGTACTGGTTGGCCACGTCTGCGATTTTGCGGGTCTCGCGCATCCCGCCGACCTTCGGGAGGTCGGGCGCGACCATGTCGACGGCCTGGTTCTCGACGAGCCGTCGCTCCTCGGTCACGCGGTATCGGTTCTCGCCGACCGTGATGGGCGTCGTCGTCGACTTGGTGACCTCCTCCTGCACTTCGAGATTCTCCGGCGGGACGGGGTCTTCCAGCCACCAGACGTCGTAGTCCTCGATGGCCTCGGCCAGTCGCTTCGCGGAGCCACCGGAGAAGGTCCAGTGGCAGTCGAAGGCCACGTCGGCCTCGTCTTTGACTTCCTCCGTGACCTTCTCGACGATCTCGGCCTTGTGGCGTATCTCGCCCGAGCGGAGGTGACGGTTCGCGCGGTCTTTCTCCAGACCGCTCGGGACGTCGAGGTCGAACTTCAGCGCGTCGTAGCCCAGCTCGTCGACGACACGACGGGCTTCGGCGGCGCAGGCGTCGGCGTCGGCCTCCTCCTCGGTGTGACAGTCACAGTAGACCCGCATCTCGTCGCGGTACTTCCCGCCCAGCAGCTGGTAGGCCGGCACCTCCAGAATCTTGCCGGCGAGGTCGTGGAGCGCGATTTCGATGCCGGAGATAGCGGTGACCGTGACGCCTTCGACGGAGCCCTCGCCGGACATCTTCTGGACGAGGTGTTCGTAGAGCCGGTCGATGTCGAGCGGGTTCTCGCCGATGACGAAGGGCTTCATCCGCTCGATGAGCTCGGGGACGCCGGCGCCCCAGTAGGCCTCGCCGGTCCCGACGATACCGGCGTCGGTGTAGATGCGGACCAGCGTCCACGGGAAGTTCCCGTCGACCATCGTCGTCTGGACGTCGGTGATCTCCACGTCCCGACCGCCGCCCCGCTTGGCCGTGACCCCCATCGTCTCCGCGG is a window encoding:
- a CDS encoding mandelate racemase/muconate lactonizing enzyme family protein, which codes for MGKANDIDYADLHDPNAEYTMRELSAETMGVTAKRGGGRDVEITDVQTTMVDGNFPWTLVRIYTDAGIVGTGEAYWGAGVPELIERMKPFVIGENPLDIDRLYEHLVQKMSGEGSVEGVTVTAISGIEIALHDLAGKILEVPAYQLLGGKYRDEMRVYCDCHTEEEADADACAAEARRVVDELGYDALKFDLDVPSGLEKDRANRHLRSGEIRHKAEIVEKVTEEVKDEADVAFDCHWTFSGGSAKRLAEAIEDYDVWWLEDPVPPENLEVQEEVTKSTTTPITVGENRYRVTEERRLVENQAVDMVAPDLPKVGGMRETRKIADVANQYYIPVAMHNVASPVATMASAQVGAAVPNSLAVEYHSYELGWWDDLVEETVIEDGYIEIPEEPGLGVTLDMDAVEEHMVDGDTLFDEA